The Argentina anserina chromosome 3, drPotAnse1.1, whole genome shotgun sequence genome includes a region encoding these proteins:
- the LOC126786725 gene encoding stem-specific protein TSJT1-like — MLAIFHKAFAHPPEELNSPASHHGSKKPKLPEETLQEFLSQHPHNNFSIGFGDAAVLAYVKPDQPFSRNQRLFCGFDDIYCLFLGSLNNLCALNKQYGLTKNTSEAMFVIEAYRTLRDRGPYPADQVVKDLDGSFAFVVYDSKVGSVFTALGSDGGVQLYWGIAADGSVVISDELHVIKEGCAKSFAPFPKGCFFHSEGGLISFEHPMNKMKAMPRVDSEGVMCGANFNVDKYTRVNSIPRRGSAANWSDEWTSQ, encoded by the exons atgttGGCCATTTTCCACAAGGCTTTTGCTCACCCACCAGAGGAGCTCAACAGCCCTGCTTCTCACCATGGTTCCAAGAAGCCTAAGCTCCCTGAAGAAACCCTTCAAGAGTTCCTCTCCCAGCATCCCCACAACAACTTCTCAATAGGGTTTGGAGATGCTGCAGTTCTTGCTTATGTCAAACCAGACCAACCCTTTTCCCGAAACCAGAG GTTGTTCTGTGGTTTCGATGATATATACTGTCTGTTTCTGGGGAGCTTGAACAACCTGTGTGCACTAAATAAGCAGTATGGTCTGACCAAGAACACCAGTGAGGCCATGTTTGTGATTGAAGCTTATCGGACCCTCCGAGACAGGGGTCCATACCCGGCTGATCAGGTTGTTAAGGATCTCGATGGCAGCTTTGCTTTTGTTGTCTATGACAGCAAGGTTGGCAGTGTCTTCACTGCACTG GGTTCTGATGGGGGAGTACAATTGTATTGGGGTATTGCGGCTGATGGCTCTGTGGTGATTTCTGATGAATTACATGTCATAAAAGAAGGATGTGCTAAATCATTTGCTCCATTCCCAAAAG GGTGCTTCTTTCATAGTGAGGGAGGACTAATAAGCTTTGAGCATCcaatgaataagatgaagGCAATGCCCAGAGTTGACAGTGAAGGTGTCATGTGTGGAGCTAACTTCAACGTCGACAAATACACGAGAGTTAACAGCATTCCACGTCGTGGGAGCGCAGCAAACTGGAGTGATGAGTGGACGTCGCAGTGA
- the LOC126786818 gene encoding ribosome biogenesis protein BRX1 homolog 2-like, translating to MAKKRKHSETEAAPQKKEEEFAPERPKRTLLGWKDKKTDVDQVESLPVFRNKEKVLVTCSRRINYRYRHLMLNVVDLLPHCKKDNKVESKSSKGATLNELVELKSCSSCLFFECRKGKDLYMWMAKSPSGPSVKFLVNAVHTMEELKLTGNHLKGSRPLLTFSSNFDKDPHWKLLKEMITQIFGTPKEHRKSKPYYDHVFVFSIVDDHVWFRNYQISVPHNESDKIARGGLDKMTLIEVGPRFCLNPIKIFAGSFGGPTLYENPFYISPNQIRSMQKKKKAGTFVKKVKAKTRRKMHELENPLEQDEFAEMWKE from the exons ATGGCGAAGAAGAGAAAGCACAGCGAGACCGAGGCGGCGCCGcagaagaaggaggaggagttcGCTCCGGAGAGACCCAAGCGAACGCTTCTGGGTTGGAAAGACAAGAAGACCGACGTCGACCAGGTTGAGTCCTTACCAGTCTTCCGCAACAAAGAGAAGGTCTTGGTGACTTGTTCTCGCCGGATTAACTACAG GTATCGGCATCTGATGTTGAATGTGGTGGATTTATTGCCTCACTGTAAGAAGGACAATAAAGTCGAGTCTAAGTCGAGTAAGGGTGCTACCCTTAATGAGCTGGTTGAGCTCAAGAGTTGCTCTTCCTGTCTCTTTTTCGAG TGTAGGAAAGGAAAGGACCTTTATATGTGGATGGCGAAATCTCCCAGTGGACCGTCTGTGAAATTCCTAGTGAATGCTG TGCACACAATGGAGGAACTAAAGCTTACTGGGAATCATCTAAAAGGGTCGCGCCCTTTATTAAccttttcatctaattttgataaggATCCTCACTGGAAACTTTTGAAAGAGATGATTACACAG ATATTTGGCACTCCAAAGGAGCACAGGAAATCTAAGCCCTATTATGATCATGTCTTTGTTTTCTCTATCGTTGACGACCACGTATGGTTCCGTAACTATCAG ATATCAGTTCCTCATAATGAATCAGATAAAATAGCTCGCGGGGGTTTAGATAAAATGACCTTGATCGAG GTTGGTCCTCGGTTTTGTTTGAATCCAATCAAGATATTTGCTGGCAGCTTTGGAGGCCCAACACTATATGAGAATCCATTTTACATATCACCAAATCAG ATTCGATCAAtgcagaaaaagaagaaggccGGAACTTTTGTAAAGAAAGTCAAAGCAAAGACAAGGAGAAAGATGCATGAGCTTGAAAATCCACTGGAGCAGGATGAGTTTGCTGAAATGTGGAAGGAGTGA
- the LOC126785938 gene encoding uncharacterized protein LOC126785938 has protein sequence MSSWIRSLSAQKRKFGYGLLCNPTKSSTKSGPQLKRHRDLSSIWSFSTSSSFNCIGVPSLRWAQSRRVSIIHPCIVQATAELCTLADVEQSYTDSCSDASAPLEGSHIDSDGHVATKEARVKYEKPVDFTKVKKNLLPTVILVGRPNVGKSALFNRLIRRREALVYNTPDDHVTRDFRDGIAKLGDLRFRVLDSAGLETAASSGSILDRTAGMTANILARSQFAVFLIDVRAGLHPLDMEVGRWLRKNAPGINIVVAMNKSESLFDGSGSLAAAAAEAYRLGWGDPIAISAETGLGMQDLYSSLKPMLEDYMLNVLNNEENTDEGNFSDDSSSEVEDSKLPLQLAIVGKPNVGKSTLLNTLLQQERVLVGPEAGLTRDSIRAEFEFKGRTIYLVDTAGWLQRTKMEKGPSSLSIVQSRKSLMRAHVIALVLDAEEISKARRSMKHDEVVIARQAIEEGRGLVVIVNKMDLLKEQEVCDKVMEAVPQEIQTVLPQVTGIPVVFISALEGRGQAAVMHQVIETYEKWCTRLSTARLNRWLRKVMSRHSWKDQSAQPKVKYFTQVKARPPTFVAFVSGRKELSDTDVRFLKRSLKEDFDLGGIPIRIMQRIVHRKAADGTNKSSQFTNRMPDRIFSDKRTVSG, from the coding sequence ATGTCTTCGTGGATTCGATCACTTTCAGCTCAGAAGaggaagtttggttatggtcTCCTTTGCAATCCAACTAAGAGTTCCACTAAATCAGGCCCACAGTTAAAAAGGCACAGAGACCTGTCTAGCATATGGTCGTTTTCTACCAGTTCCTCGTTCAATTGCATAGGAGTACCGTCTTTGAGATGGGCCCAAAGTAGGCGAGTCTCAATCATACATCCTTGCATTGTTCAGGCTACAGCAGAACTCTGCACGCTAGCTGATGTTGAACAGTCTTATACTGATTCTTGCAGTGATGCAAGTGCTCCTTTGGAGGGGTCCCATATTGATTCTGATGGTCATGTTGCAACCAAGGAAGCTAGAGTCAAGTATGAAAAGCCAGTAGATTTCACCAAAGTGAAAAAGAATCTGCTTCCAACTGTTATTCTTGTTGGGCGCCCAAATGTGGGGAAGTCAGCTTTGTTTAATCGTTTGATCCGGAGGCGGGAGGCTCTTGTATACAACACACCAGATGATCATGTTACTCGTGACTTCAGAGATGGCATTGCTAAATTGGGTGATCTACGATTCAGAGTATTGGACTCAGCCGGCTTGGAAACAGCAGCTTCTTCGGGTTCTATTCTTGACAGAACAGCGGGGATGACTGCAAATATTTTGGCAAGATCTCAATTTGCTGTCTTCCTTATAGATGTGAGAGCTGGACTGCACCCACTTGATATGGAGGTTGGAAGGTGGTTGCGCAAGAATGCCCCAGGAATCAATATTGTAGTTGCAATGAATAAATCAGAGTCTCTTTTTGATGGTAGTGGCTctcttgctgctgctgctgctgaagCTTACAGGTTGGGATGGGGTGATCCTATTGCCATTTCAGCTGAAACTGGACTTGGTATGCAAGATCTTTATTCAAGCCTAAAGCCTATGCTTGAGGATTATATGCTCAATGTCTTAAACAATGAGGAAAACACTGATGAGGGCAATTTCAGTGACGACAGCTCCTCTGAGGTTGAGGATAGTAAGCTGCCGTTACAGTTAGCAATTGTGGGGAAACCCAATGTTGGCAAGTCAACCCTGCTGAACACATTGTTACAACAAGAACGTGTGCTGGTAGGTCCGGAGGCTGGTTTGACAAGAGATTCTATTAGAGCTGAGTTTGAATTTAAAGGGAGAACTATATACCTGGTCGATACTGCAGGCTGGTTGCAGAGAACAAAGATGGAGAAAGGACCATCATCCTTGAGCATTGTGCAGTCAAGAAAGAGTCTCATGAGAGCTCATGTAATTGCTCTGGTCCTGGATGCCGAAGAGATCTCAAAGGCTAGAAGAAGTATGAAGCATGATGAAGTAGTTATAGCTAGACAGGCTATTGAAGAAGGGCGTGGTTTAGTGGTGATTGTGAACAAGATGGATCTGTTGAAAGAACAAGAAGTTTGTGACAAGGTTATGGAAGCTGTACCTCAAGAAATTCAGACGGTTTTACCCCAGGTGACGGGAATACCAGTAGTGTTCATATCAGCACTGGAGGGAAGGGGTCAGGCAGCTGTCATGCACCAGGTTATTGAAACATATGAAAAATGGTGTACAAGGTTGTCCACAGCTCGTCTTAACCGTTGGTTGCGCAAGGTTATGAGTAGGCATTCCTGGAAAGATCAGTCTGCTCAACCCAAGGTTAAGTACTTCACACAGGTGAAAGCAAGACCGCCCACTTTTGTGGCCTTTGTTAGTGGGAGGAAAGAGCTCTCTGATACAGACGTCAGGTTTTTGAAAAGGTCTTTGAAGGAAGACTTTGATTTGGGGGGAATTCCAATCAGGATCATGCAGAGGATTGTCCATCGGAAGGCTGCCGATGGCACTAACAAGAGCAGCCAATTTACTAATAGAATGCCTGATAGGATCTTCTCTGACAAGAGAACAGTATCCGGTTGA
- the LOC126785939 gene encoding lanC-like protein GCR2: MADRYFANDMPEFVEEAPAEDSAKVGSLTKLVSLPCATLSDMLKASALDLKNTVVMQAWGVSGNRVQDYTLYTGALGTACLALKAYQVTKNHTDLKLCADIVKACDIASRDSGHVTFICGRAGVCALGAVAAKHAGDGMLLDHYLSQFKEIKLPSDLPNELLYGRAGYLWACLFLNKNIGDGTVSTTRMRSVVDEIIKAGRQLAKKGRSSLMYEWHGKKYWGAAHGLAGIMYVLMAVQLKPDEVEDVKGTLRYMIKNRFPSGNYPSSEGTESDRLVHWCHGAPGVALTLVRAAEVFGDEELVQAAIDAGEVVWRRGLLKRVGICHGISGNAYVFLSLYRLTGKVEYLYRAKAFACFLYDKAPRLISEGRMHGGDRAYSLFEGVGGMAHLFLDMAEPSEARFPGYEL; encoded by the exons ATGGCGGACCGGTACTTCGCGAACGACATGCCGGAATTCGTTGAGGAAGCACCGGCGGAAGATTCGGCTAAAGTGGGGTCACTCACAAAGCTCGTCTCTCTTCCTTGTGCAACTCTCTCTGATATGCTCAAGGCCTCAGCTTTGGACCTCAAAAACACG GTGGTGATGCAGGCGTGGGGTGTGAGTGGGAATCGTGTGCAAGATTATACTTTGTATACAGGGGCTCTTGGAACTGCTTGCTTGGCCTTGAAGGCTTACCAAGTCACCAAAAACCACACTGATCTTAAATTGTGCGCTGACATTGTTAAAGCCTGTGATATAGCTTCTAGAGATTCTGG GCATGTGACATTCATATGTGGGCGAGCTGGCGTCTGTGCTCTCGGTGCTGTTGCGGCAAAGCATGCTGGTGATGGCATGCTACTTGACCACTACTTATCACAATTTAAAGAG ATCAAGCTTCCTAGTGACCTTCCAAATGAGTTGTTATATGGGAGAGCTGGGTACTTATGGGCCTGTTTGTTCTTAAACAAGAACATTGGAGATGGAACTGTTTCTACTACTCGCATG AGATCAGTTGTTGATGAAATCATAAAGGCGGGTAGACAATTGGCCAAGAAGGGACGGAGCTCATTGATGTACGAATGGCATGGGAAGAAATACTGGGGTGCTGCCCACGGTCTGGCTGGAATAATGTATGTTTTGATGGCTGTGCAACTAAAACCTGATGAGGTCGAGGATGTCAAGGGTACTCTACGTTACATGATTAAGAATCGATTTCCCAGTGGTAACTATCCTTCAAGTGAAGGAACTGAATCAGATCGTCTTGTCCACTGGTGCCATGGTGCTCCTGGAGTTGCTCTTACACTTGTTAGAGCAGCTGAG GTTTTCGGAGATGAGGAACTTGTGCAGGCAGCTATAGATGCAGGGGAAGTGGTGTGGAGACGGGGTCTGCTAAAGCGAGTTGGCATATGTCATGGGATCAGTGGGAACGCTTATGTCTTTCTGTCACTTTACCGATTGACAGGTAAGGTGGAATACTTGTACAGGGCCAAAGCATTCGCTTGCTTTCTATATGACAAAGCACCAAGACTCATATCAGAAGGGAGGATGCATGGAGGTGATCGCGCTTATTCCCTATTTGAAGGTGTTGGAGGAATGGCTCATCTCTTTCTGGACATGGCTGAACCATCTGAAGCTCGGTTTCCTGGTTATGAACTTTAA
- the LOC126785940 gene encoding protochlorophyllide reductase, chloroplastic, with product MALRAASVVSSAFSAPKEGKLSASFKDSTLFGVSFSENLKTDFSSVTLSCKRDFKPVRAQTAATASPAINKSTSDGKKTLRKGSVVITGASSGLGLATAKALAETGKWHVIMACRDFLKAERAAKSAGMPKENYTIMHLDLSSLESVRQFVDNFRRSERPLDVLVCNAAVYQPTAKEPSYTADGFELSVGTNHLGHFLLARLMLEDLNKSDYPSKRLIIVGSITGNTNTLAGNVPPKANLGDLRGLAGGVNGVNSSAMIDGGDFDGAKAYKDSKVCNMLTMQEFHRRYHEETGITFASLYPGCIATTGLFREHIPLFRLLFPPFQKYITKGYVSEEESGKRLAQVVSDPSLTKSGVYWSWNKTSASFENQLSEEASDADKARKLWELSEKLVGLA from the exons ATGGCTCTTCGTGCTGCTTCTGTGGTTTCCTCTGCCTTCTCTGCTCCCAAGGAG GGAAAGTTGAGTGCTTCATTCAAGGACTCAACCCTTTTTGGAGTCTCATTCTCGGAGAATCTCAAGACTGATTTCAGCTCTGTTACACTAAGCTGCAAG AGAGACTTCAAGCCAGTGAGGGCTCAAACAGCGGCGACAGCATCACCAGCAATCAACAAGTCCACTTCAGATGGGAAGAAGACTTTAAGGAAAGGCAGTGTAGTGATCACTGGCGCCTCATCTGGACTTGGTTTAGCCACAGCCAAGGCATTGGCCGAGACCGGAAAATGGCATGTCATTATGGCCTGCAGGGATTTCCTTAAGGCTGAGAGAGCTGCCAAGTCAGCTGGGATGCCCAAAGAGAACTACACTATCATGCATTTAGACCTTTCGTCGCTAGAGAGCGTTAGGCAATTTGTTGACAACTTCAGAAGGTCTGAACGCCCGCTTGATGTTCTGGTCTGCAATGCTGCTGTGTATCAGCCTACTGCTAAAGAGCCTTCTTACACTGCTGATGGATTTGAACTCAGTGTTGGAACTAACCATCTTGGACATTTCCTTCTTGCGCGGTTGATGCTTGAGGATTTGAACAAATCTGATTACCCTTCTAAGAGACTCATCATTGTTGGCTCAATTACAG GAAACACGAACACTTTGGCTGGAAATGTACCTCCAAAGGCCAACCTTGGGGACCTGAGGGGACTTGCTGGGGGCGTAAATGGGGTCAACAGCTCGGCCATGATTGATGGTGGAGACTTTGATGGTGCCAAGGCATACAAGGACAGCAAAGTCTGCAACATGCTTACAATGCAAGAGTTCCACAGGCGCTACCACGAGGAGACTGGGATAACATTCGCTTCCCTTTACCCGGGTTGCATTGCCACAACAGGCTTGTTCAGGGAGCACATTCCCTTGTTCAGGCTCCTGTTCCCGCCATTCCAAAAGTACATCACCAAGGGCTATGTATCTGAAGAAGAATCTGGCAAGAGACTTGCTCAG GTTGTAAGTGACCCGAGCTTGACAAAGTCAGGAGTCTACTGGAGCTGGAACAAGACCTCTGCTTCATTTGAGAATCAACTGTCTGAAGAAGCCAGTGATGCAGATAAGGCTCGCAAGCTGTGGGAACTCAGTGAGAAGCTTGTCGGTTTGGCTTAA
- the LOC126785811 gene encoding uncharacterized protein LOC126785811, translating into MSRAGEEEDEDECFYESLDRILASSSSSCSTSDSDSDPAASSPNYAPPKRFPTPKFPTGAYKYDVWISEPASVSDRRSQLLREMGLSGDPALSRSKPDAVGRSVSSDHFIKRHSLPAVSQIFRSKSDGVEQCNGGGSSSSPPILSSDIEAAPAAEANLFVNTQKRDSVCKSASGKSSGSSAASPPPPHKPPSGKNCRRCGDEIRIEAEEQPELEEEEEEEEELVCSNGGGGEVCTIRNLDNGKEFVVNEIREDGMWNKLKEVGTGKQLTMEEFEMSVGHSPIVQELMRRQNVEESHKVGGGGGGSDSNANGGGGGAVKMKKRGWFKSIKSVASSVTGHKERRSSDERDTSSEKGGRRSSSATDDSQDVSFHGPERVRVRQYGKSCKELTAVYKTQEIQGHNGSIWSIKFSLDGKYLASAGEDCVIHIWQVMETERKGDLLMQKSEDNNLDLLFIANGSSEPSSVSPNNYSHLEKKRRGRTSISRKSLSLEHYVIPETMFALSEKPICSFQGHVDDVLDLSWSKSQHLLSSSMDKTVRLWHLSSKSCLRKFSHIDYVTCIQFNPVDDNYFISGSLDAKVRIWSILDHQVVDWNDMHEMVTSACYTPDGQGALVGTYKGSCRLYNTSDNKLQEKSQINLQNKKKKSHHKKITGFQFAPGSSSEVLVTSADSRIRVVDGVDLVHKFKGFRNTNSQISATLTANGKYVVSASEDSHVYIWKHEADSRPIRSKSVTVTRSYEHFHSHNVSVAVSWPGVGDSWGLQDGEQNGLGLDTNLDEVSTANHPPTPVEEANGKDGSRSASGCTNSPLHGTITSASNSYFFDRISATWPEEKLLLATKKRSPRVSFDFSNGVSQNIPAWGMVIVTAGLGGEIRTFQNFGLPIRI; encoded by the exons ATGAGCAGAGCCGGGgaggaagaagacgaagacgaGTGCTTCTACGAGTCCCTCGATCGCATTctcgcctcctcctcctcttcttgttcCACCTCCGACTCCGACTCCGACCCCGCCGCTTCTTCTCCCAATTATGCTCCCCCGAAGCGGTTCCCGACGCCCAAGTTCCCAACGGGGGCGTACAAGTACGACGTCTGGATCTCCGAGCCGGCCTCTGTCTCCGACCGCCGCTCGCAGCTCCTCCGCGAAATGGGCCTCAGCGGCGACCCGGCCCTCTCCCGGTCCAAGCCCGACGCCGTGGGCCGGTCCGTGTCGTCGGATCATTTTATCAAACGACACAGCCTCCCTGCCGTCTCTCAAATCTTCCGGTCCAAATCCGACGGCGTTGAACAGTGTAACGGCGGcggctcttcttcttccccgcCTATTCTTTCCTCGGACATTGAAGCCGCTCCGGCGGCCGAGGCCAATTTGTTTGTAAATACACAGAAACGAGACTCCGTTTGTAAATCGGCGAGCGGCAAGAGCAGTGGATCCTCCGCCGCGTCGCCTCCGCCGCCCCACAAGCCGCCGTCCGGAAAGAACTGCCGGCGCTGCGGCGACGAGATCCGGATCGAGGCCGAGGAGCAGCCGGAgctggaggaggaggaggaggaggaggaggagctgGTGTGTAGTAatggcggcggcggcgaggTGTGTACCATTCGGAATCTCGACAATGGGAAAGAGTTTGTGGTGAATGAGATCAGGGAAGACGGAATGTGGAACAAGCTCAAGGAAGTCGGCACCGGGAAGCAGTTGACAATGGAGGAGTTTGAGATGAGTGTGGGGCATTCCCCCATCGTGCAAGAACTGATGCGGCGGCAGAATGTGGAGGAGAGTCATAAGGTCGGTGGAGGCGGCGGCGGTTCGGATTCGAATGCCAATGGAGGCGGCGGAGGGGcggtgaagatgaagaagagggGGTGGTTCAAGAGCATTAAGAGTGTGGCGAGTAGTGTGACTGGTCACAAGGAGAGGAGGAGCAGTGATGAGAGGGACACGTCGTCGGAGAAGGGGGGCAGGAGGTCGAGCTCTGCCACTGATGATAGCCAGGACGTGTCGTTTCATGGACCGGAGAGGGTGAGGGTGAGGCAGTACGGGAAGTCTTGTAAGGAGCTTACGGCTGTGTACAAGACGCAGGAGATTCAGGGGCATAATGGGTCGATATGGAGTATTAAGTTTAGCTTGGATGGCAAGTATCTGGCGAGTGCCGGTGAGGATTGTGTGATTCATATATGGCAGGTGATGGAGACTGAGAGGAAGGGGGATTTGTTGATGCAGAAATCAGAAGATAACAATTTGGACTTGTTGTTTATTGCCAATGGGTCTTCAGAGCCATCATCTGTTTCACCTAATAATTACAGCCATCTAGAGAAAAAGAGGAGAGGGAGGACATCTATCAGTCGGAAATCCTTGAGTTTGGAACACTATGTGATTCCAGAGACGATGTTTGCACTTTCAGAAAAGCCCATTTGTTCATTCCAAGGTCATGTAGATGATGTGCTTGATCTCTCCTGGTCCAAGTCTCAG CACCTGCTCTCATCTTCTATGGACAAAACGGTGCGCCTCTGGCATTTGTCGAGCAAGTCTTGTTTGCGGAAATTTTCACACATTGACTATG TAACTTGCATCCAGTTTAATCCTGTTGACGATAACTACTTCATTAGTGGATCACTTGATGCTAAGGTTCGTATATGGAGCATCCTTGATCACCAAGTGGTTGATTGGAATGATATGCATGAGATGGTCACTTCTGCTTGCTACACTCCCGATGGTCAG GGTGCTCTTGTTGGAACATATAAAGGGAGCTGCCGGTTATATAACACATCTG ataACAAGTTGCAAGAGAAAAGTCAAATTAATCTgcagaacaagaaaaagaaatctcATCACAAGAAAATTACCGGTTTCCAG TTCGCACCAGGAAGTTCCTCGGAAGTATTAGTTACATCTGCAGATTCACGAATCAGGGTTGTTGATGGTGTTGATCTGGTTCACAAGTTCAAGG GATTTCGCAATACAAATAGCCAAATCTCAGCCACCCTCACAgcaaatggtaaatatgtggTATCTGCCAGTGAGGAttctcatgtatatatatggaaaCATGAAGCTGATTCCCGCCCTATCAGAAGCAAAAGTGTTACTGTTACACGCTCTTATGAGCATTTCCATAGTCACAATGTGTCAGTGGCCGTCTCTTGGCCtggtgttggtgattcatggGGACTACAAGATGGGGAACAAAATGGACTAGGACTTGACACCAATCTGGATGAGGTTTCAACAGCCAATCATCCCCCTACTCCTGTTGAGGAGGCTAACGGTAAGGATGGTTCACGATCAGCTTCTGGTTGCACCAATAGCCCCCTTCATGGAACAATCACTAGTGCATCCAACAGTTACTTCTTTGATAGGATTTCGGCAACGTGGCCTGAGGAAAAACTTCTTCTAGCTACTAAGAAACGAAGCCCTCGTGTAAGTTTTGATTTTAGCAATGGTGTAAGCCAGAACATTCCAGCCTGGGGTATGGTGATTGTAACCGCTGGCTTGGGAGGTGAAATTAGAACTTTCCAAAATTTTGGGTTGCCGATTCGGATATAA